GTTCCCGGCGCACACGCCGATCAACTTCAAGGTGACTTCGGACTCCGTGATGAACTCGTTCTTCATCCCGGCGCTGGGCGGCCAGATCTACGCGATGGCCGGCATGCAGACCAAACTGCACCTGATCGCCAACCAGAACGCTGAAATGGACGGTATCTCCGCCAACTACAGCGGTGCTGGTTTCACCGGTATGAAGTTCAAAGCTATCGCCACTTCCCAGGAAGATTTCGACGCCTGGGTCAGCGAAGTCAAAAAGGCACCTAAACAGCTTGAAAAAGCTGAATACGAAGCCCTTTCCAAGCCAAGCCAGAACAACCCAGTCGAGCTCTACTCCTCGGTCACGCCGAACCTGTTCCAGATCATCGTCGACAAGTACGAAGGCATGAAACCGGGCAAGCCGCTGCACCACGAGAAGAAAGAGCACGAAGTGGCCGCCACGGAAGGGATGGACATGAGTTCGCATTCAGCTGCCGGGGCAGAGGAGTAAACGATGTTTGGTAAATTAAGTTGGGAAGCGGTCCCGTTCCACGAACCGATCGTGATGGTGACCATCGCCATGATCGCGCTCGGTGGTCTGGCGCTGTTCGCTGCAATCACCTATTTCAAGAAGTGGACCTACCTGTGGTCCGAGTGGCTGACCTCGGTCGACCACAAGAAAATCGGCGTGATGTACATCATCGTTGCCATGGTCATGCTGCTGCGCGGTTTTGCCGACGCCATCATGATGCGTACCCAGTTGGCCATGGCCACCGAGGGTTCGCCTGGCTACCTGCCACCTGAACACTATGACCAGATCTTCACCGCTCACGGTGTGATCATGATCATCTTCATGGCGATGCCATTCTTCACCGGCCTGATGAACCTTGCAGTGCCGCTGCAGATCGGCGCGCGTGACGTTGCCTACCCGTTCCTGAACTCCCTGAGCTTCTGGCTGCTGGTCTCCGGCGTCGTGCTGATCAACCTGTCCCTGGGCGTCGGCGAATTCGCCAAGACCGGCTGGGTTGCCTATCCACCGCTGTCGGGCCTGCAATACAGCCCGGGCGTGGGGATGGATTACTACATCTGGGCGCTACAGCTCTCCGGGTTGGGGACGACGCTGACGGGGGTCAACTTCCTGGCCACCGTGCTGAAGATGCGTACCCCTGGCATGAAGCTGATGGACATGCCGATCTTCACCTGGACCTGCACCTGGGCCAACGTCCTGATCGTGGCTTCGTTCCCGATCCTGACCGCTACCCTGGCACTGCTGACACTTGACCGTTACATGGATTTCCACATTTTCACCAATGAACTTGGTGGCAATCCGATGATGTACGTCAACCTGTTCTGGGCCTGGGGTCACCCCGAGGTTTACATCCTGATTCTGCCGGCGTTCGGGATCTTCTCCGAAGTCATCTCGACCTTCACCGGCAAGCGTCTGTTCGGCCACCACTCGATGGTCTATGCATCGGGCGCGATCTCGATCCTGGGCTTCATGGTCTGGCTGCACCACTTCTTCACCATGGGTTCGGGTGCCAGCGTCAACGCCTTCTTCGGTCTGGCGACGATGCTGATTTCGATCCCGACGGGGGTGAAGCTGTTCAACTGGCTGTTCACCATTTACCAAGGGCGTCTGCGTTTCACCAGCCAGGTTCTGTGGACCCTGGGCTTCATGGTGACCTTCGCCATCGGCGGCATGACCGGCGTACTGCTGGCCATTCCGGGTGCGGACTTCGTCCTGCACAACAGCCTGTTCGTGATCGCTCACTTCCACAACGTGATCATCGGCGGTGCGGTATTCGGTTACATCGCCGGCTTCGGCTTCTACTTCCCTAAAGCGTTCGGCTTCAAGCTGCACGAAGGTTGGGGCAAGGCAGCGTTCTGGTTCTGGATCTCGGGCTTCTTCGTCGCGTTCATGCCGCTCTATGCACTGGGCTTCATGGGCATGACCCGTCGTCTGAACGCCACCACCAACCCTGAGTGGGTGCCGTACCTGTACGTCGCCATGTTCGGTGCGGTGATGATCGCTGTGGGCATCGCCTGCCAGCTGATTCAGCTGTACGTCAGCGTGCGTGACCGCAACAAGCCGGAAAACATGTGCGAACACGGCGACCCGTGGAATGCCCACACGCTGGAATGGTCGACCTCGTCGCCACCACCGTTCTACAACTTCGCCGTGCTGCCAAAAGCGGAAACCATCGATCCGTTCACCGAAGCCAAGGAAAACGGTACCGCGTACCAGGCTCCTGCTCGTTACGAACCGATCCACATGCCAAACAACACCGCGACCGGCCTGGTCATGGGTGCTCTGTTGACCGTGTTCGGTTTCGCGATGATCTGGCACATCTGGTGGCTGGCCATCGTTGGCCTGGTCGGCACCGTGGGCTACTTCGTGATCCACGCTGCCCGCGATGATCAAGGCTATATGGTGCCGGTCGACGTGATCGAGCGCATTGAAGCCGAGCAGCACAAGCGTCTGGTCGCGGCCGGGAAAATCCCAGCCTCCGCCACCCGTGTTGAAACCTCGTTGGAACAGGCTTAAACCATGTCGAACTTAGTGACCAATGCTGGACACACCCATGTCGATGAACATGGGCACGATGACCATCACCACGACTCGGGCGAGATGACCGTATTCGGTTTCTGGCTCTACCTGATGACCGACTGCATTCTGTTTGCGTCGATCTTCGCGGCGTACGCGGTACTGGTTAACAACGTAGCGGGTGGCCCGTCGGGCCACGACATCTTCGAGCTGCCATACGTACTGGGCGAAACCGCTCTGCTGCTGTTCAGCTCGATCACCTACGGCTTCGCCATGCTGGCGTTGTTCAAGGGCAAGAAGAACCAGGTCCTGGGCTGGCTGGCCATGACCTTCCTGTTCGGTGCCGGCTTCATCGGCATGGAGATCAACGAGTTCCACATGCTGATCTCCGAGGGCTTCGGTCCTAGCCGCAGCGGCTTCCTGTCCGGGTTCTTCACCCTGGTCGGCACCCACGGTCTGCACGTGACCAGCGGTCTGATCTGGATGGCGATCATGATGTACCAGGTGCAGAAAAACGGCCTGACGGCGACCAACAAGACCCGTCTGAGCTGCCTGAGCCTGTTCTGGCACTTCCTGGACGTGGTGTGGATCTGCGTATTCACCGTTGTTTATCTGATGGGGACTATGTAAATGGCTAACGCTCATTCCCACGATAGCCACGACGCTAGCCACGGCAGCGTCAAGTCTTACGCTATCGGCTTCATCCTGTCGGTGATCCTGACCGTCATTCCTTTCGGCCTGGTGATGTACCCGTCGCTGCCGAAATCGCTCACCCTGTGGATCGTCTTGGCGTTTGCAGTGATCCAGGTGCTGGTGCACCTGGTGTACTTCCTCCACCTGGACCGTTCCGCCGCGCAGCGTAACAACGTGATTGCATTTGTGTTCGCCGCGATCGTGATTGTCCTGCTGGTTGGCCTGTCGCTGTGGATCATGTTCAGCATCCACACCAACATGATGGCGAAGTGAGGTAAATCCGGATGTCCTTGAAGCACTTTATCCAAATCACCAAACCGGGGATCATTTTCGGTAACGTGCTTTCAGTGGCAGGCGGATTTTTCCTGGCCTCGAAAGGGCATGTCGATCTGGCCATCTTCCTGGCCGCCATGATCGGCACGTCCCTGGTGGTCGCTTCCGGTTGCGTGTTCAACAACTGCATCGACCGCGACATCGACCTGAAGATGGAACGTACCAAGAACCGGGTGCTGGTCCAGGGCCTGATCTCCCTGAAACTGGCGCTGGTCTTCGCGACCGTCCTGGGTGTTGCCGGCGTTGCGCTGTTGTACAAGGTGGCCAACCCGTTGGCTGCGCTGTTCGCGGTGATCGGTTTCGTCATCTACGTCGGCTTCTACAGCCTGTACCTCAAGCGCAAGTCGGTTCACGGCACGCTGGTGGGCAGTCTGTCGGGGGCGATGCCGCCGGTGATCGGTTACGTCGCTGTGACCAACAGCTTCGACATGGCCGCACTGACGCTGCTGGTGATGTTCAGCCTGTGGCAGATGCCGCACTCCTACGCCATCGCGATCTTCCGCTTCAACGATTACCTGGCCGCCTCGATTCCGGTGTTGCCGGTGAAGCGCGGGATTCAAGTGGCGAAGAAGCACATCCTGATCTACATCCTGGCCTTCCTCGTGGCGACCTTGATGCTGACCTTCAGCGGCTACGCCGGCATGAGCTACCTCGCCGTCGCCGCGGCCATGGGCATGTACTGGCTGTACATGGCCTGGACCGGCTACAAGGCAGTGGATGACACGGTCTGGGCACGCAAGCTGTTCGTGTTCTCGATCTTCACCATTACCGCGTTGAGCGTGATGATGTCCCTGGACTTCAAAGTGCCGAGCGAGTTGTTGCTGACGTACGCGCCTTAAGCGTCGGATGCTGTAACGAAAAACCCCGCCCTTTGAGAAAAGGCGCGGGGTTTTTTATTGAGGGTTTTCCAGTGGATTGAAAGCCAGGACAGCTCGTCAGGTAGATCATTCATCGGTTGCCTGACTATAAGCAAATTGCCTATAGTTTGTCAGTGCGAACCGTATTCTTCGAAACCTCTTCCTTCACTGCCACCGTTGGCAATTATCTGACGGACGATGCGTATCGTGCGTTGCAAACCCATATGCAGCTGAATCCGCAGGCCGGCGACGTCATGCCTCGAACAGGCGGCTTCCGAAAGTTGCGCTGGGCAGATGGCCGTCGAGGTAAAGGCAGGCGAGGTGGCTTGCGGGTTATCTATTATTGGCTTATGAATGATGGCCAGTTCTGGATGTTTGCAATTTATGACAAAGATGAGCTTGAGAATTTGAGCGCCGACCAAGAGAAAGCGCTCAAGAAAGCCATAGAGACAGAGTTGAAAGTACGGGGTACCCCATGAAAAAGCGCGACCTGTTTGCAGAATTGATGCAGGGCGTTGATGAGATGGCGGCTCAACGCGAAGGCAAGATCACGTTGCGCAATACGTCAATTGAGGACATCCCTGCGCCTGAGGTAGGGGCGCAAGAGATCGTTGCACTGCGAGAAAAGTTACATATGTCTCAAGCCGTTTTTGCCAAGCGTATTCGAACCAGTCCGAGCACCCTGAGGAATTGGGAGCAGGAAAAATCGAGACCTAATGCCCAAGCTGCCTTGCTGATCAGGCTGGTGGAGAAATTCCCTGACATGGTTGATCGACTGGCAGCTGTTTGAGCAAATGATGGAATTGCTAAAAAAGCCCCGCCCTTTGAGAAAAGGGCGGGGCTTTTTCATTTACGTCCCGTTGTTACACGGTGCATCGAGCACCTTCGCCACATCATCGATGATGGCCTTGCTCATATCCTGCAGAAAATGCGATGCCCAGGCATACCGGTCGCTATCGCGGGACGCCACGGTTGATGCGGAACAGCGGTTGGTTGGCGTGGAAGGAGAAGGGGTGATGCCGATGGTTTCCAGGTCTTGAGGGTTGGTCATTGGGCACCTCCTGTGGTTGGGAGGTGACGGGGGACAGCTGGCACAGATGCATAAATTTTGAACGGATTGTGGGCGTGCATAAAGGAGAACTCCGATGGGTGCCTACATCGTGTTCGAGTTATCAGGCCCGGTCGCTGAATTGGCAGCGATGCATCGAAGTTAGCGTGCGGGAGGCGGGGATCACAATCGTAGCGATCTGGTGGCAGTGGATGTCATGCCGCCAGCAATTGCTATGTCCGACGCGGTCCCCTGTGGCGAGGGAGCTTGCTCCCGCTCGGCTGCGCAGCAGTCGCTTAGGCCTATAAATTCGGTATCTCAGAAGAAAATGCAGGGGATCGCTTCGCACTCCCGCGGGAGCAAGCTCTCTCGCCACAGGGGAGTGATGCGGTTACTTTTTGCAATCGTCTAGCAACCGGAGAAACCGCTCCCGCACCTGAAGGTTATCGCTGTGCGCCACGTTGAAACGCAGAAAGTGACTGGCATCCGGCGCTTTGCTGAGCAGGGTGCCAGGCGCCAGCACCAGGTCGATGTCCAGACCCTTCCTCGCCAACGTTTCGGCATGATGCCCTTCGGGCAGACGCGTCCAGATGAACAACCCTTCATGCGGCAGCGAAGAAACGGAACAACCCGCCTCCACCAGCCAGCTCGACACCCGACTGCTCGATTCGTAAAGCCGATCCACCGTGCGCCGCGTGTGTTTGGCGTAGCTGCCATCACTGAGCATGGTGCAGATAATCTGTTCCGCCAGTTCCGACGTCATGCCACCGCAGGCCATTTTCAGGGTGACCATCCGGGCTGCCAGTTGCGGCGAAAGCACCGCATAGCTGACCCGACTGTTCGCCGTCAGGGTCTTGGAGAAACCGGAGACATAACTGACATTGTCCAGCCCACCTGCTGCCAGGCGCGGCGTGGTTCGTTGTTGCATATCGCAATACAGATCATCTTCGACGATGTGAAAACCATAACGGTGGCTCAACTCCAGCAAGCGATAGACCTGCGCCGGGGAGAACGAGTGCCCGGTCGGGTTGTGCAGGGTGTTATTGGTCATGTAGAGCACGGGCCGATGGGTAATCAGCAATTGTTCCAAGGCGTCCAGGTCCATGCCCTCGGCGGCACGGGGAATGGTGATGACCCGAGCGCCATGCAAGGCCAGGTTGGTGTGCATGGTGAAGTAGCACGGATCGTCGAGCAGCACCGTGTCGCCGGGTTTGACCAGCAGACGCATCAGCATGTCGATGGCCTGCACGGTGTTGGCGGTGGTGATGATCTGGTCCACCGGCACTTCGATGCCCAAGGTCGCCAGTTTGACCCGCAACGCTTCGCGCAGCGGCAGGTAACCGGCAGCGACGCCGTATTCGCCCATGCGCAGGGAGGTTGCGCGCAGGGTGCCGCGCACGGCTTTCAGCAATTCTTCTGCCGGTAGCCACGAGGACGGCAGGAAACCGGCACCCGGGCGCAGCGCACCATTGTCCTGCAGTACCGCGCGGCGGACCACGCTCAGTGTGTCTTGAGGTTGCAGGTCCGGGCCGGCATCGGTCTTGAGCGTGAGGCTGGAACGGTGCACGTAATGCCCCGAACCCTGGCGTGAAACCACCAGACCCTTGGCCCGCAGGCGATCCAGCGCATCCACCACCGTGGACTTGCCCACGTTCATCAGCTCGGAGAGTTCGCGAATCGGCGGCAGCCGCGAGCCGTGAGGCAGCCCGCCCTGGCTGATCGCCACCGACAATTGATCGACGATCTGCTGGACCAGCGGCACTCCCGGCTGGAACTCGATGGCGGCGATCACTGCTCGCTGAACCTGCATTTTACTGGTCTCTCCGGCAGTAAAGTTCGTTTGATTCTATACGAACTTGCTCTGATGAAAACAAGCGACTCTCTCTACCATCACCTTACAGACTTTCCTGATTGTTCGCGCTGGACGCCTGAACAGTCGCTGGTTCCAGAGGTGTTGCATGAGTGTTCAAACAACGGTCGCCGTCGCCAAACCGGTGATCAACATTCGCCTGTTCACGATCCGGATCATCACCGCCGTGTCGCTGTTTGCCGTGCTGGGCAAGGCCAACGTCTGGCTCGACACCGCCACCAACAGCATCCTCGCCCTCGGGTATCGGGCCTTGCTGTTGCTGCTGCCGCTGACATTGCTGGTGCTCGGCCGTCGGTCACTGAGCGTTACGCTCATGTGCGCCGCCCTCGGATTGGTGTTGCTGGCAGTCACCAGCAACCAGGGCATTGTGATGTTTGCCGCAGCGTTGTTCGCCTACGGCATTGCCATTGCCGGTTACCTGATCAAGAGCGAAGCCGCCCAGACCAAAGAGGGCGCGGCCTACAACCGTGTCGCCATGAACATGGGCAGTCTGGTGGCGGGGTTGATCCTGCTTTCCCCGCTGCTGACCCCAACCCTGTTTTTCCTCGGTGCCGCGGGTTTCGTCCTGCTGTGCCTGCCCATCGCCATGGGCGCGACCTTCACCACGCAGTCGGTAGTCGCCCAACCAAACACCCACGACGGCAGCGGCTGGCGCAACAAGCTGCCGTGGGTGATCGCTGGCGTCATCATGGGTATCAAGCTGTTCGGCGTGTTCTCGATCCTGCCCCAGGCGATCCTGCTCAAGACCGGTGAATTGCCGGCCTGGTACGGCTTGATGCTGATCCTCAACAGCGCCGTGGTGGTGTTCGCCCAGGTGCCGGTGATGAAACTGATCGAGCGTACCGGGCGCTTCAAAGTGGTTGCTGTCATCGGGATCATCATCGGCGGCTTCGCCGTGCTCTCGTCGCCGGATGCGTTCCACGTCGAAACCCTCGCCGGCGCGTTGATCTGGGTGGCGCTGCTGTCCATCGCCGAGTGCGCGTTCAGCTATCTCGATTACTTCTCCGTCAAGCAAAACAACATGTTCGTCAAGGAAGTCTCCCTGGGCGTTGGCGCCGGGCTGACGGTATTGATCATGCGAGTCATGCCACCGCCCTATAGCGCACTGGTACTGGCCGCTATCGGCGCGGGCGGCATCCTCGCCTGGTACTGGCTCAACCGTAGGGCCAACGCGTCACTGCACGACTGAGTCACCGCGTTTGCGTTTTTTACTCCACAGGTCGGAGGTTTCATGAACACCACGTCATGCGTAGTAGTGGTCGGGTACAACGGCAACCGGGTTCACGATATCCAGAAGCTGCGCGACCTCTGCAAGACACTCTATAACGCCAGGTTGATCCTGGTGGTCGAGCAGATTCAGCCCGATGACGATCAGGTCGCGGATCACGTCTGCACGGCCTCGATGGCGCCGCAGGACATCGCCGATTCCGTCGATCTGCTGGTCGGTTGCCTGGGTGCCGATCGCTGGAAGCTGATCGGCGTCCTGCCATTTTCCGACCGTGGTGTGTTGCTGGGTGCCGCGTTGGCCACCCGTTTCGACCTTCCCGGCATTACCCCCGGCGAGGCGCGGGCGGGGCTGGACAAACAGATCTTTCGCAAGCTGGAAGCGGCCGCCGACACAGCGCCGGAGGACTACCGCCCGGTGTTTTCCGCACGTATCGAAAGCCTGGGGGAACTGCGTCAGCGGGTGGTCGAACTGGGCGGCAAGGCCTTCATCAAACCGGCCTGCGAAGGCGCCAGCCGAGGTTGCCGCGTTATCCATCATCCGTCCGAATGTGACGAGGCCTGGCAGGCGCTCAAGCCCTATCGCGAAGGCGGCATCGTCCTCGAAGAGTTGATTCAGAACGCCCGTGAATACAGCTGGGATTACGTCGCGGGCAGCACCTGGGTCACCGAGAAAACCACCACCGAAGGCGCCTATCGCGCGGAGATCCAGCAAGTGGTGCCGGCGCCGCTGGCGGCTGACGTACAGGCGCGCCTGGCGGCTGCCGGCCGACATATGTCTGGACTGGTGTCGCTGGAAAACGGCGCCTATCACAACGAGGTCTTCCTGCGCCGCGACGGCCTGACCTCGGCGGTGGAAACCAACATGCGCCCCGGCGGCATGCACATCTGGGACCTGGCGCGTCTGGCGTTCATCGATTTCGATCCATGGGAACGCTGGGTCCGCTGGGCGGTGGAAGGCAAGGTCGACCATCACGACCCCGTTGCCCGTGGCTATTGCGGCATTCGTCTGCTCCGGGCGCCGGCCGGTGGTCTTTTGCGCTACGTGCCGGACATCGAAACCCTGGCCCGGGAGCTGGACATCGAGCTGGTCGAGGCGGTGTACGCCAAGCGCCTCAGTGATTCAGTCACCGCACTGGTGAAGGACAACACGTCGTTTATCGGCCACATCGTTTTGTTCGACGAAAACTACGGGCAGCTCAGCGACAACCTGCTGCGCCTGGCAGAGGCGATCGAGTCGCGCGTCGAAGTCACCTGCCTGGCGGCGCCGGCGAGAGCCGTGGGTTGAGCCTTCGGGATCAAAGTTCCAAGCATTATTGGTTTAAGAGGGTTGAGTGAATGATTGAGCAAAAAATGTCGTGTGACGAGCGGTTCATCGCCCTGGCGAAAGAACTCAACTACGACATCTACGGCGAGAACACCGTGGGCGGACGTTACGCACCGCTGGTGCGCCATCACGATGAAATCTACGTCAGCGGCCTGGTCCCGCGCATGAGCGGCAAAATGCAGTACCCGGGCAGGGTCGGGCTTGAGCTCAGCCTGGCGGATGCCCAAGCGGCCGCCAGCATCAGCGCCATGCGCGGGCTGGCACTGATCGTCGATGCCATCGGTTCGCTGGACAAGATCAAGTCGTTGATACGGGTCACGGTGTACGTGAAGTGTACGGCGGACTTTGTTGATCTCAGTGAAGTGGCCAACGGTGCATCGGATGTCTTCAGTCATGTGCTGGGCGATGCGGGGAAACATACGCGAACCACTGTCGGCGTTTATCAGTTACCGAAAAATGCCGCCGTGGAAGTTGACATGATTGTGGCGCTGCGGCCTTCGGTGTTGTGAGTGTTAGTTGCTCGGCTTTACAGTGATTGATTGTTCGCCTAGTGTCTGGTCACTCAAAGTCGATAATAAGTCGGTGTGTGCGGATGAATAACATTCAAGGTGGGTTTTTTTCATATAAGGACTTTCGCCAGAGTTTGAACCAACCGCCGGTCAATGCCCGGGTGTGGAAGGGGGATGAACTCACAGGCATGCGTCAGAACCTCAAGGACAGCGAGGTCGATATTGTCGCGCTGGCCCACGACGACAGCACCGAAGGCTGCAAGTTGACGCCAGGGATGGCGGTGTCCATGCAATGGTTGAAACCCGGCACGACGCTGAACGGCCATGCGCATTCGTGGTGGCACCTGTTCATCATTCAATCCGGCAGCGGCGCGTTGACCCTGGGCGATGCCGATGCAGTAAACGTCAGCCCCGGCGACGTGTTGCTGGTGCCAGCCTGGACCCGCCACGGTTTCGTCAACACCAGCGCCACTGAGCCGCTGGCGATGCTCAACATGAGCAACATGCCCCAGATGGCGCAGCTCTCCAGTGCGGCAGACGCCACGGTCTGACACGCTCGATCTTCCCCTCTGTTACCCACCAGGGAGTCCGCATTCGCAGACTCCCTTTTTTGTTTCTGTCCGCTGGATTTTTGAAGTTCTGTATCCGTAGAAACAGATAATTTCTGTATCTGTTCAGCGCTTAACCAACTAACTACGATCGTTTCCAATGCAACGGATTATTGTGGTTAAGCAAGGGAGCGTTCTATGGAAAGTACGAAGCTGAAACTTTATGTTGGCGCAGATTTTGTCAGTGCTTTTGCAATGTCGGCCTATGTGGCGTTGAAAGAAAAGCAACTTTCGTTTGAACTTGTCACGCTGGACTTGAAAGCGCGTGAGAACTATCAGGCGAGTTATCAAGATGTCTCGTTGACCTGCAAGATCCCCACCTTGGTTCACGAAGGTTTCGCATTGTCGGAATCGTCGGCCATTGCCGAATACCTGGATGAAATAGCGCCGGGGCATCCCAAACTGTTCCCGCTGGACATCAAGCAACGCGCCCGCGCCCGTCAGCTCCAGGCCTGGTTGCGCAGTGATCTGCTGGTCATTCGCAAAGAGCGTCCGGCCGACCTCATTTACTTCGGCAAGAAAGAAACCCCGTTGTCGGATGAAGCCCAGGCAGCTGTCGCAAGGCTGTTCTTTGTCGCCGACCGGTTGCTGGAGGAGGGCGCGGACCATCTGTTCGGAGACTGGAGCATCGCCGACACGGACCTGGCAATCATGCTCAACCGACTGGTTGCCAATGGCGATCGCGTTCCTGCGCGGCTCGCGGCCTATGTGCGCCGGCAATGGGATCGCGACAGCGTCCGGGCCTGGATGGACATAGAGCGCGTAGCGCCGGCCATTCAGTAAAAACCGCCAGGCAATCACCAGGAGCGCTGCCATGCAGGGACTGTCGGAGCAGGAAAGATACAAACCCTATAACTCACGCACCATTCGCGACACGCCGTACTGGCAAAAACTGACGCCAGCGCTGCAGGAGGCCATGACCGTAGTGGCCCGGGTCATGCCATTTCGCACCAATGACTACGTCCTCGGCACGCTGATCGACTGGAGCAACATTCCGGATGACCCGATTTTCCGCATGACCTTCCCCCACAAGGACATGTTGCTGCCGGACGAGTACGCGTCGCTCAAGCAACTGATCGAACGGGATGACGCCGTCGCCATCAAGCGTCGG
This DNA window, taken from Pseudomonas fluorescens NCIMB 11764, encodes the following:
- the yfcF gene encoding glutathione transferase codes for the protein MESTKLKLYVGADFVSAFAMSAYVALKEKQLSFELVTLDLKARENYQASYQDVSLTCKIPTLVHEGFALSESSAIAEYLDEIAPGHPKLFPLDIKQRARARQLQAWLRSDLLVIRKERPADLIYFGKKETPLSDEAQAAVARLFFVADRLLEEGADHLFGDWSIADTDLAIMLNRLVANGDRVPARLAAYVRRQWDRDSVRAWMDIERVAPAIQ